In Candidatus Krumholzibacteriia bacterium, one DNA window encodes the following:
- a CDS encoding prepilin peptidase, whose amino-acid sequence MSEFDALPPAAVWALVAFVGACAGSFLNVVIHRVPRGGSIVAPPSACPQCGHRLRAWENLPVVSWLILRGRCSGCSAAIHWRYPVVEALGALLAVGCMARFGPSFEALALFALLAAMLAVAFIDWEHMIIPDPISLGFLVLGLVLAPFTGPGILPAVTGAVVGGGLLLLIGVLWQKLRGIDAMGGGDIKLMAAVGAFLGAVEVLLVIFLGAFLGALVGSVVLRRTGESKIAFGTFLAAATVIVVFVGDDLVTWYSGLLRPAP is encoded by the coding sequence ATGTCTGAGTTCGACGCACTCCCTCCCGCCGCCGTCTGGGCCCTCGTGGCCTTCGTCGGCGCGTGTGCCGGCAGCTTCCTCAACGTGGTCATCCACCGCGTCCCGCGCGGCGGGTCGATCGTGGCACCGCCATCGGCCTGCCCGCAGTGCGGGCACCGGCTCCGGGCGTGGGAGAACCTCCCGGTCGTCTCGTGGCTGATCCTTCGTGGCCGGTGCTCGGGATGCAGCGCCGCGATCCACTGGCGCTATCCGGTGGTGGAGGCGCTGGGTGCGCTCCTGGCCGTCGGCTGCATGGCGCGCTTCGGCCCGAGCTTCGAAGCTCTTGCGCTCTTCGCTCTCCTCGCCGCCATGCTCGCCGTTGCCTTCATCGACTGGGAGCACATGATCATCCCCGACCCGATCAGCCTGGGCTTCCTGGTCCTGGGGCTGGTCCTGGCGCCGTTCACCGGGCCGGGGATCCTGCCGGCCGTGACCGGTGCCGTCGTCGGAGGCGGGCTGCTGCTGCTGATCGGCGTGCTCTGGCAGAAGCTGCGTGGCATCGACGCCATGGGTGGGGGCGACATCAAGCTCATGGCCGCGGTCGGTGCCTTCCTCGGTGCCGTCGAAGTGCTGCTCGTGATCTTCCTGGGAGCTTTCCTGGGAGCGCTCGTGGGATCCGTGGTGTTGCGGCGGACGGGCGAGTCGAAGATCGCCTTCGGCACCTTCCTGGCGGCGGCCACGGTGATCGTGGTCTTCGTCGGCGACGATCTCGTCACCTGGTACAGCGGGCTGCTGCGTCCGGCGCCCTGA
- a CDS encoding ABC transporter ATP-binding protein → MSLLSFQDVDKSFTSDFTRKKHQVLHQVSFEVHAGETLAYLGHNGAGKTTSIKALLGLIRIDAGEILLFGHPPGHKEALARIGYVPEKPYFYDHLTAREFLQLVADLHGVDKRTAKSRIGEVLDLVSMQDDADQRMRTYSKGMLQRIGLAQALVNDPDLLVLDEPMGGLDPMGRHHIRTIVAELKARGKTILMSSHILGDVEAIADRAVILSEGRLRRVVDLDDRDADRRGLEIQCRALPEGAEASIQGEGITCERNHDVVNVRVTDRDAVAGIIQEIQRVGGYLLQVRPVRMDLERIFLEEVTNGSPGTGARSSDADAETRAHVRRILDHITTGESNHGDREEVIS, encoded by the coding sequence ATGAGTCTGTTGAGCTTCCAGGACGTCGACAAGTCCTTCACCTCCGACTTCACCCGCAAGAAACACCAGGTCCTGCACCAAGTGTCCTTCGAGGTCCACGCAGGGGAAACCCTTGCCTACCTCGGCCACAACGGTGCGGGCAAGACCACGTCGATCAAGGCCCTTCTCGGCCTCATCCGCATCGACGCCGGCGAGATCTTGCTCTTCGGCCACCCGCCGGGCCACAAGGAAGCCCTCGCCCGCATCGGCTACGTCCCCGAGAAGCCCTATTTCTACGACCACCTCACCGCCCGTGAGTTCCTCCAGCTCGTCGCCGACCTCCACGGGGTCGACAAGCGGACCGCGAAGAGCCGGATCGGCGAGGTGCTCGACCTGGTCTCGATGCAGGACGACGCCGACCAGCGCATGCGCACCTACTCCAAGGGCATGCTGCAGCGCATCGGCCTGGCCCAGGCCCTGGTCAACGACCCGGATCTGCTCGTCCTCGACGAGCCGATGGGCGGGCTCGACCCGATGGGCCGCCACCACATCCGGACGATCGTCGCCGAGCTCAAAGCCCGCGGGAAGACCATTCTGATGAGCAGCCACATCCTCGGCGACGTCGAGGCGATCGCCGACCGCGCCGTGATCCTCAGCGAGGGCCGGCTGCGACGCGTCGTCGACCTGGACGATCGGGATGCCGATCGCCGCGGTCTGGAGATCCAGTGCCGCGCCCTGCCCGAGGGCGCCGAGGCCTCGATCCAGGGCGAGGGGATCACCTGCGAACGCAACCACGACGTGGTGAACGTCCGCGTGACCGATCGCGACGCCGTTGCCGGCATCATCCAGGAGATCCAGCGGGTCGGAGGCTACCTGCTGCAGGTGCGCCCGGTGCGCATGGACCTCGAGCGGATCTTCCTGGAAGAGGTCACGAACGGTTCGCCGGGGACCGGCGCACGAAGCAGCGATGCCGACGCCGAGACCCGCGCGCACGTGCGCCGCATCCTCGACCACATCACGACGGGGGAATCGAACCACGGCGACCGTGAGGAGGTGATTTCGTGA
- a CDS encoding ABC transporter permease, producing the protein MKILAIARNTFREAVRDRIFALVGAFGVVLMASTIVLSPLSVGAQQKLVADIGLAGISIFAVLVVLFVGSGLVHKEVDKRTIMTLLSKPVSRMEYLLGKYLGLLITIVAMMAMMTVLFALALVVTGTQFEWAYLLSIGLTLCEMILITAVVIFFSSFTGPLLTALFTMGIFISGRMLSDLLDFAHVTENPVMANTVNVLRNVLPNLDLFDVRTAAVHGFPIEAGHVLWAVVYMALYSIGLVIAAEFVFRRREFK; encoded by the coding sequence GTGAAGATCCTGGCCATCGCCCGCAACACCTTCCGCGAGGCCGTGCGCGACCGCATCTTCGCCCTGGTCGGCGCCTTCGGCGTCGTTCTCATGGCCAGCACCATCGTGCTCAGCCCGTTGAGCGTGGGCGCCCAGCAGAAGCTCGTGGCCGACATCGGCCTGGCCGGCATCTCGATCTTCGCCGTGCTCGTCGTGCTGTTCGTCGGCAGCGGCCTCGTGCACAAGGAAGTCGACAAGCGCACGATCATGACCCTTCTGAGCAAGCCGGTCTCGCGCATGGAGTACCTGCTCGGCAAGTACCTGGGTCTTCTGATCACCATCGTGGCCATGATGGCCATGATGACCGTGCTCTTCGCCCTGGCGCTGGTCGTCACGGGCACCCAGTTCGAATGGGCCTACCTGCTGAGCATCGGCCTGACGCTCTGCGAGATGATCCTGATCACCGCGGTGGTGATCTTCTTCAGCTCCTTCACGGGTCCGCTGCTCACCGCGCTGTTCACGATGGGGATCTTCATCTCGGGGCGCATGCTGTCCGACCTGCTGGACTTCGCGCACGTGACCGAGAACCCGGTCATGGCGAACACGGTGAACGTGCTGCGCAACGTGCTGCCGAACCTCGACCTCTTCGACGTCCGCACGGCGGCCGTGCACGGCTTCCCGATCGAGGCCGGCCACGTCCTGTGGGCGGTCGTCTACATGGCGCTGTACAGCATCGGCCTGGTGATCGCCGCCGAGTTCGTGTTCCGCCGGAGGGAGTTCAAGTGA